The following coding sequences are from one Bacillus carboniphilus window:
- a CDS encoding penicillin-binding protein 1A: protein MEVLTGNHFERTKRYARALFFLALLATVIGFMTVSAIFIYAKVLGPPPLVVSKSSLFVADDGHIFGATNPQGEIRYWIPLDDISDHVQHATISIEDRNFYDHNGFDLKRIAGAALADIKAMSMVQGASTITQQYARNLYLGHDKTWKRKLAEAFYAVRLEMSYSKEEILEGYLNTIYYGHGAYGIQAASQYYFGKNAERLTLAEAAMLSGIPKGPSHYSPTDNFEKAKKRQELILRSMVENGYITKEQADLAAKEELTLVGQHPHKQNGFAPYFQDIVRSELVNKLKISEETIALGGLTVYTTIDSNLQQIAEEVINYNMSDQSAMQVGFVAMDPATGYVKALVGGRDYVKSSYNRAYQALRQPGSTIKPLLYYAAIERGFTPSTTMKSEVTTFKYDEGRAEYTPHNFNNHYANEEITLAQALALSDNVFAVKTHLFLGEEVLVDTAKKFGISSKMDLVPSLALGTSGVRVVEMVNAYSMFANGGKKIEPTFIKKVVNHKGEVLYEKEQEDTQVLDHDLAFVMSHLLRGMFDPKLNDYARVTGSSIINEMTRPYAGKSGSTDTDSWMIGFSPGLTAGVWTGYDDNQEITLTAEKLYAKNIWIDFMEKALEKEPVKTFVPTKGVVGVYVDPDNGKLATESCPVSRLTYFKAGTEPTTYCIEHIEHRIEENPEPKTEPKEQPDGKDRPWYKKLFDWI, encoded by the coding sequence CAGATGATGGGCACATTTTTGGAGCCACCAATCCTCAAGGTGAGATTCGGTATTGGATTCCGTTAGATGATATTTCAGACCATGTCCAACACGCTACGATTTCGATTGAAGACCGGAATTTTTATGACCATAACGGTTTTGATTTAAAGAGAATTGCCGGGGCTGCCTTGGCCGATATCAAAGCGATGTCTATGGTACAGGGAGCTAGCACCATTACCCAACAGTATGCTCGAAACCTATATTTAGGCCACGATAAGACATGGAAACGAAAGTTAGCGGAAGCCTTTTACGCTGTACGTCTTGAGATGAGCTACTCTAAGGAAGAAATTTTAGAAGGGTACCTTAATACGATTTACTATGGTCATGGTGCATATGGGATCCAAGCTGCCAGCCAATATTATTTTGGTAAAAATGCAGAGCGACTGACTCTTGCAGAAGCTGCCATGTTATCCGGAATACCAAAGGGGCCAAGTCATTATTCACCCACAGATAATTTTGAAAAAGCCAAGAAAAGACAGGAGCTCATTCTCCGTTCTATGGTTGAGAACGGATATATTACGAAAGAGCAGGCTGATCTTGCTGCTAAAGAAGAACTAACTCTAGTCGGCCAGCACCCACATAAGCAAAATGGGTTTGCTCCTTACTTTCAGGATATTGTTCGGTCTGAGCTCGTTAATAAGCTGAAGATTAGTGAGGAAACCATTGCACTTGGCGGATTAACGGTCTATACCACCATTGATTCCAACTTGCAGCAAATAGCTGAAGAGGTCATAAATTATAATATGTCGGATCAGTCCGCTATGCAGGTGGGGTTTGTTGCGATGGATCCGGCTACAGGTTATGTAAAAGCATTAGTGGGTGGACGTGACTATGTGAAAAGCAGTTACAATCGAGCCTATCAAGCGTTACGACAACCAGGTTCAACAATAAAGCCACTCTTGTACTATGCAGCTATTGAAAGAGGGTTTACCCCTTCTACAACGATGAAGAGTGAGGTCACTACTTTCAAGTACGATGAAGGCCGTGCCGAATATACACCACACAACTTTAATAATCATTATGCAAATGAGGAGATTACCCTAGCTCAAGCATTAGCACTTTCAGATAATGTCTTTGCTGTAAAAACCCATCTCTTCTTAGGTGAAGAAGTTCTAGTAGATACAGCGAAAAAGTTTGGGATTTCATCAAAGATGGATCTTGTTCCTTCCCTTGCTCTCGGGACATCTGGAGTGCGTGTCGTTGAAATGGTGAATGCCTACAGCATGTTTGCAAATGGTGGAAAAAAGATTGAACCTACTTTTATTAAAAAAGTAGTAAATCACAAAGGTGAGGTATTATACGAAAAAGAGCAAGAAGACACGCAAGTACTGGACCATGACTTAGCCTTTGTCATGTCCCATCTCTTAAGAGGTATGTTCGATCCTAAATTGAATGATTACGCTCGTGTAACGGGAAGTTCGATTATCAATGAAATGACGCGACCGTATGCGGGTAAATCAGGTTCAACGGATACGGATAGCTGGATGATTGGCTTTTCTCCTGGCCTCACAGCTGGGGTGTGGACAGGGTATGATGATAATCAAGAAATTACGTTGACCGCAGAAAAGCTGTATGCCAAAAATATATGGATTGATTTTATGGAAAAGGCATTAGAAAAAGAGCCGGTTAAAACCTTTGTACCGACCAAAGGTGTAGTCGGAGTATATGTGGACCCTGATAACGGAAAACTGGCTACAGAGAGCTGTCCTGTATCGAGGCTGACCTATTTTAAAGCCGGTACAGAGCCTACTACTTACTGTATTGAACATATCGAACACAGAATAGAGGAAAATCCAGAACCGAAGACGGAACCAAAAGAGCAACCTGATGGCAAGGATAGGCCTTGGTATAAGAAATTGTTTGATTGGATTTAG